In Cyclopterus lumpus isolate fCycLum1 chromosome 13, fCycLum1.pri, whole genome shotgun sequence, the genomic window GtaaggttattattgttattatcatctGTATCTGTATATCATCTGCATGGCTCCTCTCCTGCCAACTGTTCCGTATTAGCCCGAAAGCTGCAGCGATGATGTGTTTCTGtcctccaacaggaagtcagtcattattacagaaaataaacaaacgttcatgacttcatgttaggaACCTTTTACGTCTCCTCCACTAAAAGAGGGCTAGTGTCCTTAGTCGTCTCCTTTAACGCTCTTTACCAGaggggcgttcactgacctgttTTATATATCAGACACAGGAAGTTCAAAAGTTCTGACTCACGTCTGTGTTTCAGGTTCCATAATAATTGAGGGCGTATAGTTTAGAGGTGTGATCACAGCGTTCAGGGACGTCTGGATTAGTCATCGTAGAACAGTTCAACTCCGTTTATAAATGACGACTTCATCATCTCAAATAACATCTGGATAAATGGCTGCGTATATGTTCCCTAATATTCTTAAAAATGAGTGGTTCATGCTTTTGACTACAGGTTTGGCATTTAACAGGTTTATTAATGAAGATATTTTCTGGTTtcactgtttttaaagattaacacacacataaaatcTTTGACTGCAGCAGAGGTCACATGCACATTGTGTGCCAATTATATAATTCAATTTGAAGCCCCAATGTTCAGGATTTTAGTACCTTTTGACTTTGGCGACCTCTAGTGGTTGTACCATAAAAGTACAAGGCATCAAAACCATGCAATCCGGGGACTGGAAGCTCCATAATTGTATTATATCGTAGAAATCCAGTCGCGTCAGCTGGCTATCGGCGGCCATCTTGTGTCTGTCTCTAGGACCCCGACTCGAACCGCATCGCCCAGTGGTCGGACAAGAGCGTCGCCGGCGGGATCCTGGACCTCTCCCACCCCGTGATCCCCGAGGCGGCTCAAGGAAGCTACACCATCACGGCCACGACGGACCAAGGAGAGCAGGCGGCCCGCAGCTTCGACATCAAGGAATACGGTTCGGCGGCAGTCGCATGCATAAAAGATTATATTCATAAATTACCAAAAATaacgtgtttcttttttgttttccaattttttttttgtttttttagttttgccAAAGTTTGAAGTAAAGGTTCATCTCCCCAGCGTGATCACCATCCTGGACAAAGAGGCGACGCTGAAGATTTGTGGAAAGTGAGTTTCAACAATTAAACACGAGGATGAAGTTTAGGAAGTTAAATATGAACCGTGATGATACTGCGGCTCTTTTTCTATattcttaaaaatgtcaaaagtgaAATTGAGAACATATCtattgcctccacatggctctcaacatggtgacaGCTGAGCCGGAGGCTAGCAGCTGACGGTGCTAACCgcaataagataagataaagagctttttgttgtcattgttaGCCCTGAGCCAGACAACagcagagaacaacaacaataacaaacaatatacaaaataaGTAATAAAGTTCaagtaataaaataacaacTGAAAACGTTAGCTAACCGGTGGAGCAAACAGACCATGAAGtcgggtatgctttagggcggggctacaaagtgattgacaggtcgacaccagagaccagtgacctgtcaatcacttctCTACGTCGCTCCTgctcagtccagatatggtcacttcctgttcaccggttgcaaaatccaagatggcgacggccgtgATCCAAGATGTCGTCacaatgactacgtccacttgtTCTATAAAGTCTTCGATATTACCCCAAACTGTTGTTGATGCACAGAGCGGCCATCATGGAGTTTGAGGTCTGGGTTGGTGGGGGTCGGCCTACTTTCCGAGTTTAATAATTAATGATGGATATTGTGAATACCGCACTTCCACGGGACGATATTAACATGAAATGCTCAAATTTAAATTTCTGATTTTTTTCACCCTGCAGATACACTTATGGGAAACCCGTTGTGGGTTCAGCCAAGGTGGAGTTCTGTAGGAGAACCAGTCGGTACCGCTGGTATTCATCACTCCAAGGAAAGGACGCGTGCCGGACGTATGAAATGACGGCGAGTACTCCAGATGTCTTATTATATGAACCCCTGACTCGCTGGAGGAGCAGTTTCCTTTCACAAACCTTTTTTAATTGTCTCGTGTTATTATCTCCCAGACGGATAAAAGTGGTTGCGCCACACAAACCGTGAACCTGGACGCGTTTTCCCTCAACAAGACCATGTACAAGGACACCTTTGAGGTGGCCGCAGAACTGGAGGAGTACGGCACAGGTGGGTCCGCCGAACACACTTCCAGGGTTTGACCGGATCGCCGAGTAATGGCCGCCGGGTTCCTGATGCTCCGTGTGTTTGCCGCCATCCAGGGGTCATTCTCAAAGGCGCCGCGCAGACCGGCTTCAGCGTTAGCGTGCGAACGGTGACCTTTGAGGACGTACCTGCAGCCTACAAGCCTGGCATCCCGTTGGAGGGGAAGGTAATCCGTCTCATTGAAGTCGTAGCACGCTTTCATACAATATGTGTACGGacgttcatggtccccagaggagaGTTTTAGCGCTGCAGAAAGTGAACTGGTTCTAAACTCCCAGTTAGCGGTGCAGCATTCTAAGGGGGCCCTATTGAAATAATGAACTACGGTGATGATATTCAgcttccccagaggatgactctGTGTTTTCGCTGACGCCTTTAGTAACCCAGCACCGCAAAGGTAGTGTTTTCATTCCCACTGGAAATGCCGGAGAAAGGTTGTTAAGTCATTCGCATGTTGAGCAAACGATGAACTGGTTTTCGTCTTAGCTTCTGGTTTCTGACTCGTTTGCAGGTCAAGTTGATCGGCGCAGACAACGAAGCCGTCGCCAACGAGGCGGTGTATCTGTTTTACGATAGGACCTTGAACACAACGGTCATCACAGACGCGGGAGGCATGGCTTCCTTTTCTCTGGACACCGCCCTCTGGAAGGACACCGTGATCATCAAGGTCGGTGTCGGCTATGAGGAGTGGTTTTAATGTGGGTTTGTTGGGATGTGAAATGTGACGTTTTGACCTGTGGGTGTTGCGTCAACAGGCGAGTTCTAGAAAGACGGAGGAGCCCAGGCGGTATTTGGGCAACGAGCGCCGACCGGAGTACAAGTCGGCCGACATCCAGGTCGCTCCAATTTACTCCAAGAGCAACAGTTTCCTGAAGCTCATGCAGGTGAGAGGGAAGCTCGCCTGCGATGAAGATGCGACGGTGCGCGCTCGGTACATCATccagggggaggagctaaagaaGGAACAGGAAGCCGTCGACGTCTTTTACCTGGTAGGACTTCGGTCACACTTTCTATCATGTTTTAAAAAGCCTTCGATCACACGGGATGCCTTCATTACGCTAACGTCTAGTTGAACGGTAATTAAACCACTTATTGCATCTATTCATGTACACCGAGTGCATTCCAGAATTCTTTGTGATGCCGGTGTTATGTTCCTCTGTAGGTGATGTCCAGAGGTGGAATTGTGCAGCACGGTCGTGTCCCAGTGGCTGTTAAAGCAGGAACTGGTATAAACTAATGTTATTTAAACTGCCATCTGAAAGGATTAGTCTGGTCATGGACTGCATTTCCCTTATTAGCAAAtgagaccaccagggggcgactcctctggttgtatagaagtctatgcttcatgtgttaaagctgcattctctctaatgtccaccagggggcgactcctctggttgtatagaagtctatgcttcatgtgttaaagctgctttctctctcctgaccaccagggggcgactcctctggttgtatagaagtctatgcttcatgtgttaaagctgctttctctctcttgaccaccagggggcgactcctctggttgtatagaagtctatgcttcatgtgttaaagctgcattctctctgctgaccaccagggggcgactcctctggttgtatagaagtctatgcttcacgtgttaaagctgcattctctctcctgaccaccagggggcgactcctctggttgtatagaagtctatgcttcatgtgttaaagctgcattctctctgctgaccaccagggggcgactcctctggttgtatagaagtctatgcttcacgtgttaaagctgcattctctctcctgaccaccagggggcgactcctctggttgtatagaagtctatgcttcacgtgttaaagctgcattctctctgcctgaccaccagggggcgactcctctggttgtatagaagtctatgcttcatgtgttaaagctgcattctctctgctgaccaccagggggcgactcctctggttgtatagaagtctatgcttcacgtgttaaagctgcattctctctcctgaccaccagggggcgactcctctggttgtatagaagtctatgcttcacgtgttaaagctgcattctctctcctgaccaccatcgtatattatttgtgttttatatattttcatagtTTCCCAACACGTTCCTCTGCTTCTGTGTTCCACGCTTCAGTCAACCAAGGGCAGTTCTCCGTTTCGCTGCCCCGGGTTTCAGACCTGGCTCCGGTCGCCCAGCTGGTGGTTTACACCGTGATGCCCAGCGGAGCCGTCGTGGCCGACAGTCAGGACTTCCCCGTGCAGCTCTGCCTAAATAACAAGGTGCCATGTAATGTAGTTAAATGTCGTGTTGGTGATGAACTATAATcaatccagatgttttcacatgaatattaattagatattagagatgaattatgagctgtttaacttcctcACAGCTTTGAGCTCATTATTATACTTCATTAACACCAAGAACGgctataaaataatatattttatttcattaacattttgaattgtgtgtttttatgaagaaagaaaaccactATAAATTcctataacaaagtaaaagtacaacatttagtATTTTTCATGGTTTACCGGCTTCAGAGCGTTGAAATGATTTGTAGGTCGATCCTTGGAGACGAGCTGCTGTAATCAAACAAGAAATGGATCTGTTGATATGGATCATCAGTGATCAATAATTATGGATCTAGAAGTAATATTTGAACCGTGAGTCCTGCTAACGCAGCCCgacggctcctcctcctcggtctcCTGGGAGCAGGTGGTCCTGAGGTTCTCCTCCCTGCAGGAGCTCCCGGCGGAGAGGACCACGCTCCGCCTGCAGGCCCAGCCGGGCTCCCTGTGCTCCGTCCGGGCCGTGGACCAGAgcgtcctgctgctgcagccggaCGGGGAGCTCAGCGTGGACCAGGTGCTCAGAAGGGAACAAATATTAAGAACTATTATGAAATGCATGATTCTCATTAAGAACGTGGTCGTATGTACCTGCTCtctactgagtgtgtgtgtgtgtgtgtgtgtgtgtgtgtgtgtgtgttgcaggtgtaCAGCCGTCTGCCTCTACAGAAGCTGTCTGGATACTCTCCTGACGTTGAGGACTACGAGCCGTATCCCTGCCTGGACTTCGGGCTTCAAGAGCAACTCTTGGACTATTTCATGAAGCCTGAACCGAAGAATGACGTCTACACCGTCTTTAAAGTAGAACactttgatatatatatgtatacactttgatatatatataaataaataaaaatatatatttatttatttttatatatatttatatttatatatatatattatttatttattatttatttttatatatatttagttatccatttttttaatttgtgtatatatatatatatatatatatatatatatatagatagatagatagatagatagatagatagatagatacatggTATAACATGTGTTGACGTTTATCATATTCCTTCATATAGATGGCTTCtctaacttgtttttttctctttcttccagtCAATAGGAATTAAACTTTTGACCAACTCCGATGTGAAAGGACCTCGCAAATGCTATGAAATGTTCGGTTATTACTATGACGGTAAGTCTTATGGTCTTCCCATTGCACCATTCGTGTTGACCCTATGATGTAACTTTAAGAACCTGATGCAGAGGCCGAGGCTCTTATGGAGTCCGACGAGACGGAGTCTGCGATTGTTGAAGCAGAggctggagacacagaggagactaTTAGAACATACTTCCCCGAGACCTGGATCTGGGAGCTGGTGTCCGTCGGGTAAGTTTAGTTGTGTAATCAGACTTTTTATTCATATTCTTCCTAGATGTCGTAGACTCTCCGGTCTCCATGGCCCACATGAATCCAATGTCAGGTGGTCTGCCGAGACttaaagaggagaagaaggagacggTCAGGACCTTCTTCCCTGAGACCTGGATCTGGGACCTAGTTCCTGTTGGGTAATAATCAAGGATGCACTCGTTATACGTTTATTAGGATTATCAAACATTTGGGCAtcttcacaatgtttactgaaggaaAGTAGTGTCGTTTTCtctgacttctatacaaccaagcAGCAACCTTCGGTTCTGccgagactcctctggttgtatagaagtctatgcttcatgtgttaaagctgcattctctctcctgaccaccagggggcgactcctctggttgtatagaagtctatgcttcatgtgttaaagctgcattctctctcctgaccaccagggggcgactcctctggttgtatagaagtctatgcttcatgtgttaaagctgcattctctctcctgaccaccagggggtgactcctctggttgtatagaagtctatgcttcatgtgttaaagctgcattctctctcctgaccaccagggggcgactcctctggttgtatagaagtctatgcttcatgtgttaaagctgcattctctctcctgaccaccagggggtgactcctctggttgtatagaagtctatgcttcatgtgttaaagctgcattctctctcctgaccaccagggggcgactcctctggttgtatagaagtctatataaatgactctacttctcttgatgtattccctcagtaaacattgtaaacattagtttttggtctcaatctctagtttcaagtcttcttcaatacagcgtgatgttcatttagtaaattatggtcatttagagtcagacagaccataaagcagggtatgctctaggggcggggctacaaggtgattgacagttgTCTACACAGGTTGTTACTAAGGCAATATGTTCACGATATTTTCCGTGCTAATGAAACCTGtgttctggtcacgtgactctcGGCTCCCACAGAGCCAGCGGGTCGGTGGACGTGGAGAAGACGCTCCCCGACACCGTCACCAAATGGGCCGCCGGAGCGTTCTGCGTCTCCTCGCTGGGCTTCGGCGTGGCGCCCAGCATCGGGCTGACGGCCTTCCAGCCGTTCTTCATCAGCCTCACGTTGCCCTACTCCGTCATCCGCGGGGAGGCGTTCaccctgaaggccaccgtctTCAACTACCTCTCCAAGTGCATCTTGGTAAACACCGACGGTGCTCTTTAGCCGGCGGTTACCACGGTAACCGTCGTCGAACGAGCACGtttcatatatttatgttttcatcGGTTGGTCTGCAGGTGAACGTCACGCTGGCCGAGTCCGACCGCTACGACTTCAGGGCCTGCGCCGGCTGccgttacagtgtgtgtgtgtgtggagaggacCGCCGGACCTTCTCCTGGATCCTGACCCCCACCACGCTGGGtattcataacatccagaggagcattcataacatccagaggagCATTCATAACATCTAGAGGAGCATTCATAACATCTAGAGgagcattcataacatccagagggACATTCATAACATCTAGAGGAGCATCATAACATCTAGAGGAGCATTCATAACATCTAGAGgagcattcataacatccagagggACATTCATAACATCTAGAGGAGCATCATAACATCTAGAGGAGCATTCATAACATCTAGAGgagcattcataacatccagaggagcattcataacatccagaggagcattcataacatccagaggagCATTCATAACATCTAGAGgagcattcataacatccagaggaacattcataacatccagaggagcattcataacatccagagtaacattcataacatccagaggagcattcataacatccagagggacattcataacatccagaggaaCATTCATAACATCTAGAGGAGCATTCATAACATCTAGAGgagcattcataacatccagaggagCATTCATAACATATAGAGgagcattcataacatccagaggagcattcataacatccagagtaacattcataacatccagaggagcattcataacatccagaggaacattcataacatccagaagagcattcataacatccagaggaacattcataacatccagaggaacattcataacatccagaggaaCATTCAGAACATCCAGAGGGACATTAATAACATCTAGAggaacattcataacatccagaggagcattcataacatccagaggaacattcagaggaacattcataacatctagaggaacattcataacatccagaggagcattcataacatccagaggaaCATTCAGAACATCCAGAGGAACATTCAGAACATCCAGAGGGACATCCAGAggaacattcataacatccagaggaaCATTCAGAACATCCAGAGGAGCATTCACAACATCCAGAGGgacattcataacatccagaggaacattcataacatccagaggaacattcagaacatccagaggaacattcataacatccagaggagcattcataacatccagaggagcagtattcataacatccagaggaacattcataacatctagaggaacattcataacatccagaggaacattcataacatccagaagagcattcataacatccagaggaacattcataacatccagaggaacattcataacatccagagcaacattcataacatccagaagaacatccagaggaacattcataacatccagaggaacattcataacatccagaggaacattcataacatccagagcaacattcataacatccagaagaacattcagaacatccagagcaacattcataacatccagaggaacattcataacatccagagcaacattcataacatccagaggagCATTCAGAACATCCAGAAgagcattcataacatccagaggagcattcataacatccagacatccagagcaacattcataacatccagagcaacattcataacatccagagggacattcataacatccagaagagcattcataacatccagaggaacattcataacatccagagcaacattcataacatccagaaGAACATTCAGAACATCCAGAGCAACATTCAGAACATCCAGAggaacattcataacatccagagcaacattcataacatccagaggagcattcataacatccagaggaacattcataacatccagagcaacattcataacatccagaggagCATTCAGAACATCCAGAAgagcattcataacatccagaggagcattcataacatccagacatccagagcaacattcataacatccagagcaacattcataacatccagaagagcattcataacatccagaggaacattcagaacatccagagcaacattcataacatccagaggagCATTCAGAACATCTAGAGgagcattcataacatccagacatccagaagaacattcataacatccagaggaacattcagaacatccagatcaacattcataacatccagaggaacattcataacatccagaggaaCATTCAGAACATCCAGAagaacattcataacatccagacATCCAGAAGAACATTCATAACATACTCTTTAAAACCTCTTAAACTAAATACTCTTTAAtatcttttaaattaaatactttaatatGAATGTGATTTAAAACATTGATGGAATTCACGACATCTTCACGtcttcataaataaaacatggatgTTTGTTTCCGTCCGACGCGAAGATGAGACGCAACGAGCTAATTAATCTATTAATCTGTGTTAAGGGGCGCTGACagctgggaggggggggggggtgatgaatGTCAAACTCACTCCCCTTAACTCCGCCCCCCCCCTGAGGAATGCTGACAATCACTTGTACTAACAAGTCAGGTAGCGTCTCTGACGAAACACTCAGAAACTTCTCCCtcggggggtgtgtgtgtgtgtgtgtgtgggtgggggggggggggggggggggggggcggtacAGCAGTATAATAAGGGAACAAATGGGGAGTAATGAGGGCGAATGAGACGGGAGACAAACAGACGGGAGGTGATGGAGAATaacgagtgagtgtgtgtgtgtgtgtgtgtgtgtgtgtgtgtgtgtgtgtgtgtgtgtgtgtgtgtgtgtgtgtgtgtgtgtgtgtgtgtgtgtgtgtgtgtgtgtgtgtgtgtgtgtgtgtgtgtgtgtgtgtgtgtgtgtgtgtgtgtgtgtgtgtgtgtgtgtgtgtgtgtgtgtgtgtgtgtgtgtgtgtgtgtgtgtgtgtgtgtgtgtgtgtgtgtgtgtgtgtcacaggtcAGGTGGATCTGAAGGTCAGCGCCGAGGCCCTGAGGACTGACACCCTGTGTGGTAACGAGGTGGCCAGCGTCCCCGACGTGGGACGGATCGACACGGTGGTTCGAACCCTGCTGGTGCAGGTGAGTGTGTTCAGTCTGAGCTggtcaggacacacacacacacacgcacacacacttgtttgaAGGACTTGGTTCTCTTTGTCTCAGGCTGAAGGAACGCCACAGATGGTCAGCCACAACGCGCTGCTCTGTCCcacaggtgagcacacacacactctcacactctctcacacacacacacacacacacacccctgtgtGTCGAGGCCCTCGGGGTGTGACATTTGAACCTCTGCATTTTAAACTGAGGCTTTAG contains:
- the LOC117741165 gene encoding alpha-2-macroglobulin isoform X4 is translated as MAPPVLRALALIVASALVHAARAAQINDTIFAVTVSSRVRGGHQETLCAQVHGPTEPLALTVALQMGSDTTAVLEQEVSEDFYRCVTFQAPAVRSQTVATVNVTIRGANASVSKKTKILVVPPAFIHVIQTDKPVYKPGQTVKFRIVSMDTNFIPVDRVYKLVELQDPDSNRIAQWSDKSVAGGILDLSHPVIPEAAQGSYTITATTDQGEQAARSFDIKEYVLPKFEVKVHLPSVITILDKEATLKICGKYTYGKPVVGSAKVEFCRRTSRYRWYSSLQGKDACRTYEMTTDKSGCATQTVNLDAFSLNKTMYKDTFEVAAELEEYGTGVILKGAAQTGFSVSVRTVTFEDVPAAYKPGIPLEGKVKLIGADNEAVANEAVYLFYDRTLNTTVITDAGGMASFSLDTALWKDTVIIKASSRKTEEPRRYLGNERRPEYKSADIQVAPIYSKSNSFLKLMQVRGKLACDEDATVRARYIIQGEELKKEQEAVDVFYLVMSRGGIVQHGRVPVAVKAGTVNQGQFSVSLPRVSDLAPVAQLVVYTVMPSGAVVADSQDFPVQLCLNNKVVLRFSSLQELPAERTTLRLQAQPGSLCSVRAVDQSVLLLQPDGELSVDQVYSRLPLQKLSGYSPDVEDYEPYPCLDFGLQEQLLDYFMKPEPKNDVYTVFKSIGIKLLTNSDVKGPRKCYEMFGYYYDDVVDSPVSMAHMNPMSGGLPRLKEEKKETVRTFFPETWIWDLVPVGASGSVDVEKTLPDTVTKWAAGAFCVSSLGFGVAPSIGLTAFQPFFISLTLPYSVIRGEAFTLKATVFNYLSKCILVNVTLAESDRYDFRACAGCRYSVCVCGEDRRTFSWILTPTTLGQVDLKVSAEALRTDTLCGNEVASVPDVGRIDTVVRTLLVQAEGTPQMVSHNALLCPTDGPVEKNISLVLPETFVAGSARASVSVLGDLMGRAMKNLDRLLAMPYGCGEQNMLLFAPNVFILDYLKSTAQLTQDIRDRATRFLQSGYQRELTYKHDDGSYSAFGKDDESGNTWLTSFVMKSFGGARSYIFVDEGHMTAASSWLSRLQRPDGCIQSVGKLFHNGMKGGVSDDVTLTAYISAALLELHGNATDLVVQKGLNCLREAVHLDHLDHLDHLYSTALLAYTFALAGDAEMKSKLVTHLHHKSDARAAIGAEPGLLGRPWTPWRWR